A stretch of the Rosa rugosa chromosome 5, drRosRugo1.1, whole genome shotgun sequence genome encodes the following:
- the LOC133709196 gene encoding uncharacterized protein LOC133709196 — protein sequence MKKILAFSFLCLFLGFHTQRVSSQKHASTPPRGWNSYDSFCWTISEEEFLESADIIAKQLLPHGYEYAVVDYLWYRRKVPGAYVDSLGFDVIDQWGRPIPDPGRWPSSKGGNGFTKVASKVHQLGLKFGIHLMRGISTQAVNANTPILDVTKGTAYEESGRTWTAKDIGINERRCAWMQNGFMSVNTTLGAGKAFLRSLYRQYDEWGVDFVKNDCVFGEDIDVGEITVVSEVLKQLDHPVVYSLSPGTQATPALAKDLTGIVNMYRITGDDWDTWGDVVAHFDVTRDFAAANLIGANGLLGKSWPDLDMLPLGWLTDPGSNDGPHRQTKLTLDEQRTQMTLWSIAKSPLMFGGDVRKLDDATTSLITNPTLLEINSFSSNNKEFPLISSTSSKRDVKNDDLVNTWQSRRQLKSLKTSDSHVLGLTSCADEKAIGWSAKALDQDLEHICWKEHSRKKYRTPFCLNKRESLLAFEDDIMHKQQYQGKVNLLASDREDMCLHGSPKRKLTSKDLKRGFFSPCRWDANQMWELNPNGTLANSYSGLCATVNSFKAKANSKGARAWIATGRQGEIYVAFFNLNSAKTTITAQKSDLAKALPGSRVTAGSCKAAEVWSGQDLGIIDQTISFGVETHGAALFVLQCS from the exons ATGAAGAAAATCTTAGCCTTCAGTTTTCTCTGCTTGTTCCTGGGTTTTCACACCCAGAG GGTATCATCACAAAAACATGCTAGCACCCCACCCAGAGGTTGGAATTCCTATGACTCCTTTTGTTGGACTATTTCCGAGGAAGAGTTCTTGGAAAGTGCTGATATCATAGCTAAGCAGCTACTTCCACATGGATATGAG TATGCTGTTGTCGATTACCTGTGGTACAGGAGAAAGGTTCCAGGCGCTTACGTTGATTCTCTAGGATTTGATGTAATCGACCAATGGGGGAGGCCTATACCTGACCCAGGTAGGTGGCCTTCCTCCAAAGGTGGGAATGGGTTCACTAAAGTGGCATCAAAAGTACATCAGCTGGGTTTGAAGTTTGGAATTCATCTTATGAGAGGAATTAGTACTCAGGCAGTAAATGCGAATACCCCTATCTTGGATGTCACCAAG GGGACTGCTTATGAAGAGTCTGGAAGAACATGGACTGCAAAAGACATAGGGATCAATGAAAGGCGTTGCGCATGGATGCAAAATGGTTTCATGAGTGTGAACACTACATTGGGTGCTGGGAAGGCCTTCTTAAGATCACTTTATCGACAGTATGACGAGTGGGGTGTTGATTTTG TGAAAAATGATTGTGTGTTTGGTGAAGACATAGATGTAGGTGAAATAACCGTTGTGTCGGAG GTTCTAAAGCAACTTGACCATCCTGTGGTGTATTCTCTCTCTCCTGGAACCCAAGCAACACCTGCGCTGGCCAAAGATCTAACTGGTATAGTCAATATGTACCGTATAACAGGGGATGATTGGGACACATGGGGCGATGTTGTAGCCCATTTTGATGTTACCAG GGATTTTGCTGCTGCGAATTTGATAGGAGCTAATGGCTTGCTGGGAAAGTCATGGCCTGACTTAGATATGCTCCCCCTGGGATGGCTTACCGATCCAG GTTCAAATGACGGTCCACACAGACAAACGAAACTCACTTTAGACGAGCAAAGAACTCAG ATGACTTTGTGGTCTATTGCCAAGTCTCCTCTCATGTTTGGAGGGGATGTGAGAAAGCTTGATGATGCCACAACTAGCCTCATCACAAATCCTACCTTGCTGGAAATTAATTCGTTTAGCTCCAACAATAAGGAG TTTCCATTGATTTCAAGTACTTCGAGTAAAAGGGACGTCAAGAATGATGATCTGGTTAACACCTGGCAATCAAGAAGACAATTAAAAAGTTTAAAGACTTCAGATTCACATGTTCTAGGTCTCACTAGCTGTGCAGATGAGAAAGCAATTGGGTGGTCCGCTAAAGCTCTTGACCAAGATCTTGAACACATCTGCTGGAAAGAACACTCGAGAAAGAAATACCGGACACCTTTTTGCTTAAACAAGAGAGAATCTCTTTTGGCATT CGAGGACGACATAATGCACAAACAGCAATACCAGGGGAAGGTCAATTTGTTAGCTAGTGACAGGGAGGACATGTGCTTGCATGGTTCTCCAAAACGAAAGCTTACTTCGAAAGATCTAAAGAGAGGTTTCTTTTCACCTTGCAGATGGGATGCAAATCAG ATGTGGGAGTTGAACCCCAATGGAACCTTGGCAAATAGCTATTCTGGCCTATGTGCAACAGTAAATTCTTTTAAAG CTAAAGCCAATTCTAAAGGAGCTCGTGCTTGGATAGCCACCGGAAGACAAG GAGAAATATATGTTGCTTTTTTCAACCTGAACTCAGCAAAAACTACTATAACTGCACAAAAATCAGACTTGGCAAAAGCACTTCCCGGCTCGAGAGTAACTGCAGGTTCCTGCAAAGCCGCAGAAGTATGGAGCGGACAAGATTTGGGGATTATAGACCAGACCATATCATTTGGTGTAGAAACTCATGGGGCTGCTCTATTTGTTCTACAGTGTAGTTAG
- the LOC133709197 gene encoding protein PECTIC ARABINOGALACTAN SYNTHESIS-RELATED, whose product MTYSPKRAMAELRHSISLGPRATSSPMKRDEDSSPLISDAPPHQDDDDGRGRHPYKDRDRPFWSHLQSLCPFLGDDAKTSKISLFALIVVALLGFVFIFAIVKRVNAPYLCKKDGITLHCPHVKEAPSLWENPYSATTSWKPCAERRAGGISDLPPENETTGYIFIHAEGGLNQQRIAICNAVGVAKIMNATLILPVLKQDQIWKDQTKFEDIFDVDHFIDYLKDDVRIVRDIPEWFTDRTELFSSIRRTVKNIPKYAPAQFYIDNVLPRIKEKKIMALKPFVDRLGYDNVPQEINRLRCRVNYHALKFLPEIEQMADLLASRMRNRTGSSNPYMALHLRFEKGMVGLSFCDFVGTREEKALMAKYREKEWPRRYKNGTHLWQLALQKRKEGRCPLEPGEVAVILRAMGYPKETQIYVASGQVYGGHNRMAPLRNMFPNLVTKEELATKQELDHFRKHVTSLAALDFLVCLKSDVFVMTHGGNFAKLIIGARRYMGHRLKSIKPDKGLMSKSFGDPYMGWATFAEEVVITHETRTGLPEATFPNYDLWENPLTPCMCKA is encoded by the exons ATGACTTACAGTCCGAAGCGAGCAATGGCGGAGCTCCGGCACTCCATCTCCCTTGGGCCGCGCGCCACTTCTTCGCCGATGAAGCGCGACGAAGACTCCTCGCCGTTGATTTCCGACGCGCCGCCTCACCAAGACGACGACGACGGTCGCGGTCGCCATCCCTACAAAGATCGCGACCGTCCGTTCTGGTCCCATCTTCAATCTCTCTGTCCTTTCCTTGGCGACGACGCCAAGACCTCTAAGATCTCACTCTTCGCGCTCATCGTAGTCGCGCTCCTCGGATTCGTCTTCATTTTCGCAATCGTGAAGCGCGTG AATGCTCCTTACTTGTGTAAAAAGGATGGCATTACTCTTCACTGTCCTCAT GTCAAGGAAGCGCCGTCGCTGTGGGAGAATCCTTATTCAGCAACCACATCTTGGAAGCCCTGCGCTGAGCGTCGCGCCGGTGGGATTTCAG ATCTTCCACCTGAAAATGAAACAACTGGCTACATATTTATTCACGCAGAGGGTGGTCTAAATCAACAAAGAATTGCG ATATGCAATGCTGTAGGTGTGGCCAAAATCATGAATGCCACTCTTATTTTGCCAGTGTTGAAGCAAGACCAGATTTGGAAAGACCAAAC GAAATTTGAAGATATCTTTGATGTTGATCATTTCATTGATTACCTGAAGGATGATGTACGAATTGTTCGTGACATTCCAGAGTGGTTTACTGACAGAACGGAGCTCTTCTCTAGCATAAG ACGAACAGTTAAAAACATTCCAAAATATGCACCAGCGCAATTTTACATCGACAATGTTCTGCCTCGAatcaaggagaagaagataatGGCCCTGAAGCCTTTTGTTGATCGACTCGG GTATGACAATGTTCCTCAAGAAATCAACAGGCTGAGGTGCAGGGTGAACTATCATGCTCTTAAATTTCTTCCTGAGATAGAGCAGATGGCTGATTTATTGGCATCAAGGATGAGAAACCGCACTGGAAGTTCCAATCCTTATAT GGCCCTGCATCTTAGGTTTGAGAAGGGGATGGTAGGTCTATCCTTCTGTGATTTTGTGGGGACAAGGGAAGAGAAAGCTTTAATGGCAAAGTACAGAGAAAAAGAATGGCCAAGACGATATAAG AATGGTACCCATCTCTGGCAATTAGCCCTGCAGAAGCGGAAGGAAGGGAGATGCCCCCTTGAGCCTGGGGAAGTAGCTGTGATTCTACGAGCAATGGGGTATCCCAAAGAAACTCAAATTTACGTTGCTTCAGGACAGGTCTATGGTGGCCACAACAGAATGGCACCACTCAGGAACATGTTTCCAAATCTG GTAACCAAGGAGGAGTTGGCAACTAAGCAGGAGTTGGATCACTTCAGGAAGCATGTGACTAGCTTGGCCGCACTTGATTTCCTGGTGTGCTTGAAGTCTGATGTATTTGTAATGACCCATGGAGGCAACTTTGCCAAGCTGATCATCGGGGCACGCAGGTACATGGGTCACCGTCTCAAATCCATAAAACCAGACAAGGGGCTGATGTCTAAATCCTTTGGAGACCCTTACATGGGGTGGGCAACCTTTGCCGAGGAGGTGGTTATCACCCATGAAACACGGACCGGATTACCAGAAGCGACCTTTCCTAACTATGACTTGTGGGAGAATCCTCTAACTCCTTGCATGTGCAAAGCTTGA